A window of Salvelinus fontinalis isolate EN_2023a unplaced genomic scaffold, ASM2944872v1 scaffold_0719, whole genome shotgun sequence genomic DNA:
TAATTCTGATGAAGTCCCTTCAGACTCCTGAGCAGGAGTCTATAAAGGTAGCTGAACATGGGGACCAATAAGTTGTACCCTCCTCATGCCTGAAGTACCAGAGGCAGCACCAGGTATGTCCACCCCCTGGTGGACATACCTAGAACTGACAAGATTTTCAATGGCCAGGAGAGGGCAGTAAAACTTTACAAAtaattttgagagagagagagagagagcgagagagagagagagagagagagagagcgagagagagagagagagagagagagagagaggagagagagagagagagagagagagaggtaggagagagagagaggagagagagagagagagagagagagagagagagagagagagagagagagagagagaaagtatttttatatttctctccatccctccgatTGGTTAGAAGTTTCCAGGTAGTTTTTTTCGGACCTTTCTCTACTATAAAACTAATGGAAAAGTGCTGAAGCTTTTCTTTAGAAGTGGAGACTCTCCAAACTGACAGGACTACACAACAGACccaggagagacaacacacagTTCTTGGATTACTTCTTGAGGaatattctaatcgaaaactcaCACTAACTTCACACAGCATTTGGCTGTCATTTTCTTCTGTTTTACAGTTTTCTCCAGGGTTTGTACAACACGGGACTATTTTGAAATCATTACAATTCCTTTCACAATAGACCCACAGGCGTTGTGGGTCTGGCAAGCGAGTCTACTTTCACACAAGCTTCAACGTATCTTTAAAGTATCATCAGTTGTTTTTGGACTATTTGGGCTGTGGACTGTCCAATTCACCGTCTTGAGTCACTCTGACTGCCTGGACCATTTTACGTTTTTATAAACAGCTTTTGAAGACTATTCTACCCTAGGACTACCATACCTCTCATTGCCATGGCGAACAGCTGTCTCCAGCTCAGCGGTTTTGTGATGAGTTGTATCGGGTGGGTCGGGATCCTTATCGCCACTGCCACCAACGACTGGGTAGTGACGTGTAAATACGGCATGAACACCTGCAAGAAGATGGACGAATTAGGAGCCAAGGGCCTGTGGGCTGAATGTGTCATATCAACCGCCCTCTATCACTGTATATCACTGACACAGATATTGGACCTACCGGGTAATagaacattactctactgtataatactatactatactctactgtaataTACTATACAGTAATACATAATAATACTATATTAAAGGTAATAGAACATTACTATATTATACTAAACAATATTACactatactctactatactccAATATACTATAAGCTCTACTTTACTCCACTATACTATGCTATAAAATACTACACTCTGcgatactacactatactatactatagtacATTATACTATACTCTAATATACCCCAATATACTACAGTCTACTAAATATTGCtaaactctactatactctactatactatGCTACACTGTACTATACTTtaatatactacactatactatattatactatattataatacactctactatacaccactatactctactctactatagaTAGATGCTATTACTATATTGAGGTTAATAAATAAGAAATAACAGGGCTGTGCagactgctgtgtctctgtgGCTGTGGACTCTGACCAAGAGGTTATGATATATCAGGAATATTTCACAGCTTAAGGGTGTTGTTTGTCCCAAACCTAAACCGATAGTCTACAACAGCTAGTCTCAAACTCAAGGCCTGGATATCTTTCCTATTGGAATAAACCAAGATTACTATGGCACAATTCAGGCCATAccatttatctctctgtctctgtgtgtctgtgtacagcATACATCCAGACGTCAAGGGCGTTGATGATAACTGGATCCCTCCTGGGGCTGCCTGCAGTGGGGATGGTCCTAACAGCCACGCCCTGTATCTCTCTGGGGGACGAGCCTCAGTCAGCCAAGAACAAACGATCTCTACTTGGGGGAGTTCTCATACTGCTAGTGGGTAAGtctggacgcacacacacacacgcacgcacacacacgcgcacgcacacaaacacacacacacagaacacacacacacatacagacagacact
This region includes:
- the LOC129847136 gene encoding claudin-11-like, with the translated sequence MANSCLQLSGFVMSCIGWVGILIATATNDWVVTCKYGMNTCKKMDELGAKGLWAECVISTALYHCISLTQILDLPAYIQTSRALMITGSLLGLPAVGMVLTATPCISLGDEPQSAKNKRSLLGGVLILLVALCGGVSTVWFPIGAHQDQGLMSFGFSLYAGWVGTAFCLLGGAMITCCSTEPSQPYNHHDNNRFYYSKGQGPGNPVPPSTNHAKSAHV